A single genomic interval of Nanoarchaeota archaeon harbors:
- a CDS encoding 50S ribosomal protein L18, translating into MSLFSPKFKRREQGITNYKKRFSMLKSKLPRVVVRVTNKRVLTHATEFMEKGDKTTVFVDSAHLKTFGWKHSIKSIPAAYLTGVLLASTMKERGLNHDCIIDLGIKTNTKGSRIFAVLKGAADAGLKFPHSTDYFPSDDRVSGKHIDTYRKTDVSKDFADLKAKIMSGAAKVVKSEKKKAKSTKTKAVKENKEDTN; encoded by the coding sequence ATGAGTTTGTTTTCGCCAAAATTCAAGAGAAGAGAACAGGGAATAACTAATTACAAGAAGCGTTTCAGCATGCTTAAGTCAAAGCTTCCGCGAGTTGTTGTACGCGTAACAAACAAAAGAGTACTCACACATGCAACAGAATTCATGGAAAAAGGAGACAAAACAACTGTGTTTGTTGATTCGGCGCATCTTAAAACTTTCGGATGGAAACATTCAATAAAATCTATTCCCGCAGCATACCTTACCGGCGTTCTGCTCGCTTCAACAATGAAGGAACGCGGCTTGAATCATGACTGCATAATTGACCTTGGCATAAAAACAAATACCAAGGGCTCAAGAATATTTGCTGTTTTAAAGGGCGCTGCAGATGCAGGACTGAAATTCCCGCATTCTACGGACTATTTTCCTTCAGATGATCGGGTTTCAGGAAAGCACATTGATACTTACAGAAAAACGGATGTGAGCAAGGATTTTGCAGATCTGAAGGCAAAAATAATGTCCGGAGCGGCAAAAGTCGTAAAATCTGAAAAAAAGAAGGCAAAATCTACAAAGACAAAAGCTGTAAAAGAAAACAAAGAGGATACGAACTAA
- the rpsE gene encoding 30S ribosomal protein S5 produces MERSPVDLSKWIPRTDLGRKVMNGEIKSIHQIFELGHVIREPEIIDYLFPTLSEEIIYIGGMPGKGGGKMRTPLRITTRMHRSGRRRTIHALMAVGNKNGVVGIGYAIGKDAKSAIEKAGKQARLSVMLVRRGCGSWECNCCGTHSIPFKALGKRGSVKVTLIPAPKGIELGVADEIKKVMRLAGIRDLWMKSRGDTGTRVNFVLAVFEAFRNLNKLKADDEAAKVTGMKLGIIDAEPKAETA; encoded by the coding sequence ATGGAACGAAGCCCAGTAGACTTGTCAAAATGGATTCCAAGAACAGATCTTGGAAGAAAAGTAATGAACGGCGAAATTAAAAGCATTCATCAGATTTTCGAGCTCGGGCATGTCATTCGAGAACCGGAGATAATCGACTACTTATTCCCGACTTTATCAGAAGAAATAATATACATTGGCGGCATGCCCGGCAAAGGAGGAGGCAAGATGAGAACGCCTCTTAGAATCACCACAAGAATGCATCGCTCGGGAAGGCGAAGAACAATTCATGCTCTTATGGCAGTCGGCAATAAGAACGGCGTTGTCGGAATCGGTTATGCAATAGGTAAGGATGCAAAAAGCGCGATAGAGAAAGCCGGAAAACAGGCGCGCCTTAGCGTAATGCTTGTCCGGCGCGGCTGCGGCTCATGGGAATGCAACTGTTGCGGAACGCACTCAATACCATTCAAGGCACTTGGAAAGCGCGGTTCTGTTAAAGTAACTTTAATACCCGCTCCAAAAGGCATAGAGCTTGGCGTTGCAGACGAAATCAAAAAAGTGATGAGGCTTGCAGGAATCCGTGATTTGTGGATGAAGTCGCGCGGAGATACAGGAACACGAGTGAACTTCGTTTTAGCAGTCTTTGAAGCATTCAGGAACCTGAACAAGCTAAAAGCAGATGATGAAGCTGCGAAAGTAACCGGAATGAAACTCGGGATAATTGATGCCGAGCCAAAGGCAGAAACAGCGTGA
- a CDS encoding acylphosphatase — protein MQVRATIIVHGSVQGVGFRASTKAIAQDMGLKGYVQNLPNGTVKVVVEDEEETIKKLVKILKSREILGTQIVSKADVSYEDAKNEFDAFEIKR, from the coding sequence ATGCAAGTTCGCGCAACAATCATTGTTCACGGATCAGTGCAGGGTGTCGGGTTTCGCGCATCAACAAAGGCAATCGCGCAGGACATGGGCCTCAAAGGTTATGTCCAGAATCTGCCCAACGGAACAGTAAAAGTAGTTGTCGAGGACGAAGAGGAAACAATAAAAAAGCTAGTGAAAATCCTCAAATCCCGGGAAATACTGGGAACTCAAATCGTAAGCAAAGCTGATGTAAGTTACGAAGATGCAAAGAATGAATTTGATGCTTTTGAAATAAAACGATAA
- a CDS encoding 50S ribosomal protein L19e: MDLKTQKRLAANILNCGQNRVWIDPQELSEVSGAITKDDVRRFIVKGFIKAKPKVGASSARAKISREQKKKGRQRGMGKRRGKKTARTGKKVVWMKRIRSIRKDLVMLREKEKVTRKQYAKLYKMAGSGMFKDKANLHLQVTKMKEADIVKEEETVKKQ, from the coding sequence ATGGATTTAAAAACTCAAAAAAGGCTTGCAGCGAATATCCTTAATTGCGGGCAGAACCGCGTTTGGATTGATCCGCAAGAGCTTAGCGAAGTCAGCGGCGCGATAACAAAAGATGATGTCAGGCGCTTCATAGTTAAAGGATTCATAAAGGCCAAGCCAAAAGTCGGTGCATCAAGCGCGCGCGCAAAAATTTCCCGCGAGCAGAAAAAGAAAGGCAGGCAGCGCGGCATGGGAAAGAGGCGCGGAAAGAAAACTGCAAGAACCGGCAAAAAAGTGGTCTGGATGAAGCGAATCCGCTCAATCAGAAAAGACCTTGTAATGCTGCGCGAAAAAGAAAAAGTCACGCGAAAGCAGTATGCAAAGCTTTACAAGATGGCCGGTTCAGGAATGTTTAAAGACAAGGCAAATCTGCACCTCCAGGTTACAAAAATGAAGGAAGCAGATATTGTAAAAGAAGAAGAAACTGTAAAAAAGCAATAA
- a CDS encoding 50S ribosomal protein L32e: protein MKFEDLIEVRKEMKARKPHFKRHDRNKLARLARSGWRKSVQGHDNKNRNRYAGNEKAPTPGYGSPKLVRGMHASGLFEILVHNVSELNGIDAKKYAVRIAATVGNKKKIDVVEAARKLNLKILNPKYIIKSKKKSVNEDVKTEKLKEKESKTESKPEIKSTNK from the coding sequence ATGAAATTTGAAGATTTAATCGAAGTCCGCAAGGAAATGAAGGCGCGAAAGCCTCACTTTAAGAGGCACGACCGAAACAAGCTTGCAAGGCTTGCGCGAAGCGGATGGAGAAAATCAGTTCAGGGGCACGATAACAAAAACAGAAATCGATATGCTGGAAATGAAAAAGCGCCGACTCCAGGATATGGAAGCCCAAAGCTCGTGCGTGGAATGCATGCAAGCGGCCTTTTTGAGATCCTAGTCCACAATGTCAGCGAACTTAACGGTATTGACGCAAAGAAATACGCAGTAAGGATTGCGGCAACAGTCGGGAATAAAAAGAAGATAGATGTTGTCGAAGCAGCAAGAAAGCTGAATCTCAAGATCCTCAACCCAAAATACATCATCAAATCAAAGAAAAAATCAGTAAACGAGGACGTAAAAACAGAGAAATTAAAAGAAAAGGAATCAAAAACAGAAAGCAAACCGGAAATTAAAAGCACTAACAAATAA
- a CDS encoding 50S ribosomal protein L6: protein MVYQRIVKIEGVTVTQEGSTLKIKGKKGELAKEFRHPRVDIKIEDKELRISTKSEIKKDKAIVGTWAALIEGMITGVERGYTYTLKLIHTHFPITVKVIGNEIHMMNFLGEKFPRIAKINGDVKVNAQKESITVTGIDKYSVGQTAASIEKLSKNKRSKDSRIFQDGAYIIEKAKLG from the coding sequence ATGGTTTATCAAAGAATTGTCAAAATCGAGGGCGTAACTGTAACTCAGGAAGGCAGCACGCTCAAGATAAAGGGCAAAAAGGGTGAGTTAGCAAAAGAATTCAGGCATCCTCGCGTGGACATAAAAATTGAGGATAAAGAGCTAAGAATATCGACAAAATCTGAAATTAAAAAAGACAAAGCCATTGTCGGAACATGGGCTGCTCTAATTGAAGGGATGATTACTGGAGTCGAAAGAGGCTACACATATACACTCAAGCTGATACATACGCACTTCCCAATAACTGTAAAAGTCATCGGCAATGAAATACATATGATGAACTTTCTTGGCGAGAAATTTCCAAGAATTGCAAAAATTAACGGAGATGTAAAAGTCAACGCCCAGAAAGAATCGATAACTGTGACCGGCATTGACAAATACTCTGTCGGCCAGACTGCTGCGAGCATAGAAAAGCTCAGCAAAAACAAGCGCTCAAAAGACTCGCGCATATTCCAGGACGGCGCGTACATAATCGAAAAAGCAAAACTTGGATAA
- a CDS encoding IS1182 family transposase — translation MAFIKSFKSQNWLLPPRIEDMIPKDHVCFLAESLVESLDFSFFMKKYAGVGHPAYHPRILLKILVMGILDKVRSSRMLAKNARENIIYIYLSEKLSPDFRTISDFRKNNPELLKIVFKHTLILAKEEGALDLSHLSTDGSKVKANASNKKVLTKQELDILDTFINNELEEWTKQDQIEDKKFENLRGFDQLPNSSKKRIKATVKRYIKETKCLGIEFKQTINEKINDAKKELKDKNLEKISLTDGDSRFMKNKKGKIELSYNVQITVGKNGIILANDVCQDPNDLYQLQPQVNMTEENLGTLPNVPWSFDKGFYESGNIKFLSDKKINGYIPDNLNKTDNPFDKKHFIYDAEKDAFTCPTNNSLTFTGEQFDKSKKKRVRLYKGQSCKTCLCQQNCTKSKKGIRRIKVFPFEKERKAMDDKIKTQNAKETYKLRAETVEPVFGDIKENKGFRAFLTRHLETVKNEFNLVCAASNLRRIYTILQKRSKLKLSSGTIFVAANDLCI, via the coding sequence ATGGCTTTCATCAAATCGTTCAAATCGCAAAATTGGCTTTTGCCGCCAAGAATTGAAGATATGATTCCCAAAGATCATGTTTGTTTTCTTGCAGAATCACTTGTAGAGTCACTTGATTTTTCTTTTTTTATGAAGAAATATGCTGGTGTTGGACATCCAGCATATCATCCAAGAATATTATTGAAAATATTGGTTATGGGTATTCTTGATAAAGTGCGTTCTTCAAGAATGCTTGCAAAAAATGCAAGAGAAAATATTATATACATTTATTTGTCAGAAAAGCTATCACCCGACTTCAGAACAATAAGCGATTTTCGAAAAAATAATCCCGAATTATTAAAAATTGTCTTTAAACACACATTAATTCTTGCAAAAGAAGAAGGAGCGCTTGATTTGAGCCATCTTTCAACTGACGGAAGTAAGGTAAAAGCAAATGCATCCAACAAAAAAGTTCTTACAAAACAGGAGTTGGATATTTTGGATACATTTATCAACAATGAACTTGAAGAATGGACAAAACAGGATCAAATAGAAGATAAAAAATTTGAGAATCTTAGAGGTTTCGACCAATTGCCGAACAGTAGCAAGAAAAGAATCAAAGCCACTGTTAAGCGTTATATTAAAGAAACAAAATGCTTAGGCATTGAATTTAAGCAGACGATAAACGAAAAGATAAACGATGCAAAAAAAGAATTGAAAGATAAAAATTTAGAAAAAATCAGCCTAACTGATGGCGACAGCCGTTTCATGAAAAACAAAAAAGGAAAAATTGAATTATCCTACAATGTTCAAATAACTGTTGGCAAAAACGGCATTATTCTGGCAAACGATGTTTGTCAAGATCCTAATGACCTATATCAGCTTCAGCCGCAAGTCAATATGACTGAAGAAAATCTAGGAACATTGCCAAATGTTCCGTGGAGTTTTGACAAAGGTTTTTATGAAAGCGGAAACATAAAATTTCTTTCAGATAAAAAAATTAACGGATATATTCCAGACAATTTGAATAAAACCGATAATCCTTTTGATAAAAAACATTTTATTTACGATGCAGAAAAAGACGCTTTCACCTGTCCTACAAACAATTCTCTAACATTCACTGGCGAACAATTCGATAAAAGCAAAAAGAAAAGAGTGAGGCTTTATAAAGGGCAATCGTGCAAAACGTGTTTATGCCAACAAAATTGCACCAAATCAAAAAAGGGCATTCGACGCATAAAAGTTTTTCCTTTTGAAAAAGAACGCAAAGCAATGGACGACAAAATAAAAACTCAAAATGCAAAAGAAACATACAAACTGCGTGCGGAAACAGTTGAACCTGTTTTCGGCGATATCAAAGAAAACAAAGGATTTCGTGCATTTCTTACAAGGCATCTTGAAACAGTAAAAAATGAGTTCAATCTCGTATGTGCCGCATCAAATTTGAGAAGAATTTACACAATATTACAAAAGAGAAGTAAACTAAAGCTTTCCTCAGGCACAATTTTTGTGGCTGCTAATGATCTTTGTATTTAA
- a CDS encoding 30S ribosomal protein S8, giving the protein MLHDPLADAISAIRNAERAGKKDCIISKNTKLIREILSRMQETGYLEKFEVIDSSRGGKIKATLSGKINDCKAIVPRFFVKKDAYVQWEKQFLPASGVGILLVSTSKGLVSHKDVRGKLGGSLVAYVY; this is encoded by the coding sequence ATGTTACACGATCCTCTTGCAGATGCAATATCTGCGATAAGAAACGCCGAAAGGGCAGGAAAAAAAGATTGCATCATAAGCAAGAACACAAAATTAATACGTGAAATCTTGTCGCGCATGCAGGAAACCGGATATCTTGAGAAATTCGAAGTTATAGATTCTTCGCGAGGAGGAAAAATCAAAGCGACGCTTAGCGGAAAAATCAATGACTGCAAAGCTATTGTTCCGAGGTTTTTTGTAAAGAAAGACGCTTATGTGCAGTGGGAAAAACAGTTTTTGCCGGCATCTGGTGTCGGAATCTTGCTTGTTTCGACATCAAAAGGCCTTGTTTCGCATAAGGATGTACGCGGAAAACTCGGCGGCTCGCTTGTGGCATATGTTTACTGA
- a CDS encoding alpha-glucosidase C-terminal domain-containing protein produces the protein MKLKTLSMVSAFLIAIILISGCIGQKTSVLKNESVISNNTHISTSNIRHDTLFNKSWLNEGAIYNVNIAQFDTKKTYSELTQLVPKLKELGIKTIYLAPIWNSIETQQSRTSGYSLINSELNPNYGTEEDLKNLIDTVHANDMRILFDLVISYRPDTSIEYKNSPEMFLHYKNDGSVYKWRWGYSTDQTSTAFIVDMSNMAEYYVKNFNIDGWRVDAPQVNIKEGDEKNLLLGNGTPIHSNYGAAELLKEVKRKITAIKSDAILYTELPGPLCERTPQTCDTAFDEYAEISYNWYFSGWLDYATRIPIGPITYKNGFLDNVVANKTTSQDLVNYLINENIKNDRTRSHFSENHDTQRVQAVYPKQNKALMALISTIPGVPMIHAGQETGNTKKQVVDLSGYDTNSDLWQFYSKVLNIRNSNNALKYGEIKNIWKDGDNVYAYSRTYGNETVVVVINFGDLQTTSILDMPFKKGDMLKDELSGESFTITNAANFQIYVSAYGSKILSLKE, from the coding sequence ATGAAACTGAAAACCCTAAGTATGGTGAGTGCATTTCTTATAGCGATTATACTTATTTCCGGCTGCATCGGCCAAAAGACAAGCGTCCTGAAAAATGAATCAGTCATATCAAATAATACACATATTTCGACTTCAAACATAAGACATGATACATTATTTAACAAAAGCTGGCTTAACGAAGGTGCTATCTATAATGTGAATATCGCCCAGTTTGATACTAAAAAAACATACTCAGAATTGACACAGTTAGTCCCAAAATTAAAAGAACTTGGGATTAAAACAATATATCTTGCACCGATATGGAATTCAATCGAAACCCAACAAAGCAGAACATCCGGCTACAGCCTGATAAATAGCGAGTTAAATCCCAATTATGGGACAGAGGAAGATTTGAAAAATTTAATCGACACGGTCCATGCTAACGATATGAGGATACTTTTTGATTTAGTTATATCGTACCGGCCAGATACAAGCATAGAATACAAGAATTCTCCCGAGATGTTTCTTCATTATAAAAATGATGGTTCTGTCTATAAATGGAGGTGGGGGTATTCGACAGACCAAACCAGTACAGCGTTTATTGTCGATATGTCGAATATGGCAGAATATTATGTCAAAAACTTTAATATTGATGGCTGGAGAGTTGATGCTCCGCAAGTAAACATAAAGGAAGGCGATGAGAAAAATTTGTTATTGGGAAACGGAACACCGATTCATTCGAATTACGGAGCCGCCGAGCTTTTAAAAGAAGTTAAAAGAAAAATTACGGCCATAAAATCCGATGCAATATTATACACTGAACTGCCAGGTCCTCTTTGTGAACGAACTCCACAAACCTGCGATACTGCTTTTGATGAGTATGCTGAAATATCATATAATTGGTATTTTTCGGGATGGCTGGATTATGCGACAAGAATCCCCATCGGACCCATTACATATAAAAATGGATTTCTCGATAATGTTGTTGCCAACAAAACAACTTCTCAAGATTTGGTTAATTATTTGATAAATGAAAATATAAAGAACGATCGCACTAGATCTCATTTTTCTGAAAATCATGATACCCAAAGAGTGCAAGCGGTCTATCCGAAACAGAATAAAGCTTTAATGGCTTTGATCTCAACGATTCCAGGAGTACCTATGATACATGCTGGGCAGGAAACAGGAAATACAAAAAAACAAGTTGTTGATTTATCTGGTTATGATACCAATTCAGATCTATGGCAGTTTTACAGCAAAGTGCTAAATATTCGTAACTCCAATAATGCTCTTAAATATGGCGAAATCAAAAATATCTGGAAAGACGGAGATAATGTTTACGCTTATTCTAGAACTTACGGAAATGAAACTGTTGTTGTTGTGATAAATTTTGGTGACCTACAAACGACGAGCATTTTGGATATGCCTTTCAAGAAAGGCGATATGCTTAAAGATGAGCTTTCTGGAGAATCATTTACAATTACAAACGCGGCTAATTTCCAAATATATGTATCTGCTTATGGTTCTAAAATCTTGAGTTTGAAAGAATAA
- a CDS encoding site-specific integrase, whose amino-acid sequence MGNLLSKLEVELKLRGFSKKTVKSYMFHTSCFLNKVGAQASDETVKRYFAELSERMEPRTINQRISAIKFFYRNILGKDLFIHHMKKSNRIPEILIKEEMRKMITSILNTKHRLLVETIYGCGLRVSEAANLKKCDLRFGEGVLFVRQGKGNKDRIVSLPATLSKRLESYLILRNYENP is encoded by the coding sequence ATGGGCAACTTGCTTTCGAAATTGGAAGTTGAGCTTAAGTTGCGAGGGTTCAGCAAGAAGACTGTGAAGTCGTATATGTTCCATACGTCTTGTTTTCTGAATAAAGTTGGGGCACAAGCTTCTGACGAAACTGTTAAAAGGTATTTCGCAGAGCTTTCCGAGCGGATGGAACCAAGAACAATAAACCAAAGAATAAGTGCGATAAAGTTCTTTTATAGAAATATTCTTGGAAAAGATCTATTCATACATCATATGAAAAAGTCTAACAGAATTCCAGAAATCCTGATAAAAGAGGAAATGCGAAAAATGATAACGTCGATTTTAAATACAAAGCACAGGCTTCTTGTGGAAACAATTTACGGCTGCGGATTGCGAGTGTCTGAGGCTGCAAATCTGAAAAAATGCGACCTTCGATTTGGCGAAGGCGTACTTTTCGTAAGGCAGGGAAAGGGAAACAAAGACAGGATTGTTTCTTTGCCAGCAACACTTTCGAAACGGCTTGAATCATACCTAATTTTGCGTAATTACGAAAATCCTTGA
- a CDS encoding 50S ribosomal protein L15 has translation MVVNKHKKNRRLRGSRTYGWGSPKKHRGKGSRGGVGNAGMGKRGQHKMSLLNSLGIKNLGSHGFVRPRQKLFVKCAINLVSIEANVEKWLAKKIAIEEKGIIIVDLEKAGFDKVLGSGNISRKMIINAPKFSAGAKKKIEAAGGKAEGEIIKEEKEAKKDSPKEAHKAKVKAKDTGKKAPKEKAVKPKKADK, from the coding sequence ATGGTCGTAAACAAACACAAGAAAAACAGGAGATTACGAGGCAGCCGCACTTATGGCTGGGGAAGCCCGAAGAAACACCGAGGAAAAGGAAGCAGAGGCGGGGTAGGTAATGCCGGTATGGGAAAACGCGGTCAGCACAAGATGAGCTTGCTTAATTCTCTTGGAATAAAGAATCTCGGCTCGCACGGATTTGTAAGGCCGCGCCAGAAATTGTTTGTGAAATGCGCGATAAATCTTGTTTCAATCGAGGCAAATGTTGAAAAATGGCTTGCTAAAAAGATTGCTATCGAGGAAAAAGGCATAATTATTGTTGATCTGGAAAAAGCAGGTTTTGACAAGGTTCTTGGCTCAGGAAATATTTCAAGAAAAATGATAATAAATGCACCTAAGTTTTCAGCAGGCGCGAAGAAAAAGATTGAAGCTGCCGGCGGAAAGGCCGAAGGTGAAATAATCAAAGAAGAAAAAGAAGCAAAAAAAGATAGCCCAAAAGAAGCGCATAAGGCCAAAGTCAAAGCAAAGGATACTGGGAAAAAAGCGCCAAAAGAAAAGGCAGTGAAGCCGAAAAAGGCAGATAAGTAA
- a CDS encoding ATP-binding protein: protein MQTSEKQINEGLKTRLNSLKNGRKEFHKIWISGGPGVGKTALIHGLIGELKWRDKTVEWIDEVIRDCPFPIDKGANFKTEMWVIEHQHYREIQKLKHMPQFLLCDRGMLDQAVYSTMLFDGKKMSEKEYNIILTTVLEWIKTYDFGIVVSPTDKEITKDGFRATEKNYQWELHNYFLSVLDALGAEYIVIKGSHEERIKQVVEHLKKKGLL from the coding sequence ATGCAGACATCAGAGAAACAAATTAATGAGGGATTGAAAACAAGATTGAATTCTTTAAAGAATGGCCGCAAGGAGTTCCACAAAATTTGGATATCCGGCGGACCCGGCGTCGGAAAGACCGCGCTTATCCACGGCCTCATAGGAGAATTAAAGTGGCGTGACAAGACAGTTGAGTGGATTGATGAAGTAATCCGGGATTGCCCTTTTCCGATTGACAAAGGAGCGAATTTCAAGACCGAAATGTGGGTAATCGAGCACCAGCATTACCGCGAGATCCAGAAACTAAAGCACATGCCCCAGTTCCTTCTATGCGACAGGGGAATGCTTGACCAGGCAGTTTACAGCACAATGCTTTTTGACGGAAAGAAAATGTCCGAAAAAGAATACAACATTATTTTGACAACAGTTCTTGAATGGATTAAGACCTACGACTTCGGAATCGTTGTAAGCCCGACAGATAAGGAAATAACCAAAGACGGCTTCAGGGCGACAGAAAAAAACTATCAGTGGGAGCTGCATAATTATTTTTTGAGCGTCCTCGATGCCCTTGGGGCGGAATACATCGTAATAAAAGGAAGCCATGAAGAGAGGATAAAACAGGTTGTTGAGCACCTGAAAAAGAAAGGGCTCTTATGA
- a CDS encoding uL30 family ribosomal protein produces the protein MFVVLRVRGTSKLNGDVSDTLKILGLHKPHQCTFVPNNPSYLGMLKKAEGCVAWGEVTPELLEKLIEVRGKSTDPKAKKVDAKAAAKKILEGKIKESGINPVLKLCPPKKGFARKGVLHGFGQGGELGYQKEKINELIERMI, from the coding sequence ATGTTTGTAGTACTAAGAGTTCGCGGAACTTCAAAACTAAATGGAGATGTAAGTGATACATTGAAGATACTTGGCTTGCACAAGCCGCATCAGTGCACATTTGTCCCGAATAATCCGTCTTATTTAGGTATGCTTAAAAAAGCCGAAGGATGCGTCGCATGGGGTGAAGTAACACCGGAATTGCTTGAAAAACTTATTGAAGTGCGCGGAAAATCCACTGACCCAAAAGCAAAGAAAGTCGACGCAAAGGCCGCCGCAAAAAAAATCCTTGAAGGAAAAATAAAAGAGAGCGGAATTAATCCTGTCTTAAAGCTTTGCCCTCCGAAAAAAGGCTTTGCAAGAAAGGGTGTTTTGCACGGATTCGGGCAGGGCGGAGAGCTGGGATACCAGAAGGAAAAGATAAACGAGCTTATTGAGAGAATGATATAA
- the secY gene encoding preprotein translocase subunit SecY: MSLDSIIQKIPGVTKPVEKQNFKVRIRWTLIILVLYFFLSEVYIYGINQQQLSQLAQLAALMGASFGTLITLGIGPIVTASIMLQLFVGSGMVKWDMATHAGRAKFQGTQKLLAYLFTIIEAAAYTFLGAIQPVDFAPLTIFLIIFQLTLGGWLVILMDEIVSKWGFGSGVSLFIAAGIGKQLFIAMFNLAQSATGEFIGVVPALFDNILRGNISFGALSIYILPLLATFLVFALVVYGQALRVEIPLAFGAFRGFGRKWPLKFIYTSVMPVILTAAVLINIEVWARLIAKTAVEGTSKMCGLLGCYEGNQAVSGIVHYITPPHQFMFNIINLNFIPDEIIRVITYTLFMVVGSTVFSLFWVNTSGMDARSVANQILRSGMQIPGFRRDPRIIESVLQRYITPLAILGGAFVGLLASIADFSGSIVRGTGLLLTVMIIYQMYEQLAMQHLEDMNPMVRKFFEK, translated from the coding sequence ATGTCTCTTGATTCAATCATTCAAAAAATTCCGGGCGTGACAAAGCCAGTTGAAAAACAGAATTTCAAAGTGCGCATACGCTGGACATTGATAATTCTTGTTCTATATTTCTTTTTGAGCGAAGTTTATATTTACGGAATAAACCAGCAGCAGCTTTCTCAATTAGCCCAGCTTGCCGCGCTTATGGGTGCGTCTTTTGGTACATTGATAACTCTTGGCATCGGCCCGATAGTCACAGCAAGTATAATGCTTCAGCTTTTTGTAGGATCTGGGATGGTTAAATGGGATATGGCCACGCATGCGGGCCGCGCAAAATTCCAGGGAACTCAGAAGCTTCTTGCATATTTATTCACAATAATTGAGGCTGCAGCATACACTTTTTTAGGGGCGATACAGCCGGTTGATTTTGCACCCTTGACGATTTTCCTTATAATATTCCAGCTCACACTTGGCGGATGGCTCGTAATACTAATGGATGAAATCGTCAGCAAATGGGGTTTCGGCTCCGGCGTCTCCCTGTTCATCGCTGCCGGAATCGGGAAGCAGCTTTTCATTGCTATGTTCAATCTTGCACAATCAGCGACAGGAGAATTTATAGGTGTTGTTCCGGCGCTTTTTGACAACATACTTCGCGGAAATATATCCTTTGGCGCGCTTTCAATATACATTCTGCCGCTTCTCGCAACGTTTCTCGTATTCGCGCTCGTAGTGTATGGACAAGCCCTTCGAGTCGAAATACCTCTAGCATTTGGCGCATTCCGTGGATTCGGCAGAAAATGGCCGCTTAAATTTATATACACTTCAGTCATGCCGGTTATTCTTACAGCAGCAGTCCTGATAAATATAGAAGTCTGGGCAAGGCTTATTGCAAAAACTGCAGTTGAAGGAACAAGCAAGATGTGTGGGCTTCTTGGCTGCTATGAAGGAAACCAGGCAGTATCTGGCATTGTTCATTACATTACACCACCACATCAGTTTATGTTTAATATCATTAATCTAAACTTCATACCGGATGAAATCATCAGAGTGATAACCTACACATTATTCATGGTTGTCGGTTCAACAGTATTTTCTCTTTTTTGGGTCAATACGTCGGGGATGGACGCGCGCAGCGTAGCAAACCAAATACTACGCAGCGGCATGCAGATTCCTGGATTTAGGCGCGACCCAAGGATTATCGAATCCGTTCTTCAAAGATATATCACGCCTCTTGCAATTCTTGGCGGCGCGTTTGTCGGGCTTCTTGCATCTATCGCAGACTTTTCAGGATCTATTGTACGAGGAACAGGACTTCTGCTTACTGTGATGATAATATATCAGATGTACGAGCAGCTTGCAATGCAGCATCTGGAAGATATGAATCCGATGGTAAGAAAGTTCTTTGAGAAGTAA
- a CDS encoding tyrosine-type recombinase/integrase translates to MSIQKIVDNAAMKAGITKNVHPHILRHSYATHLLENGTDIRIIQRLLGHSDVRTTELYTHVSSALIRNVKSPLDALDDPTVGITSPKSAKNHENPNH, encoded by the coding sequence ATGTCGATTCAAAAAATCGTGGATAATGCCGCCATGAAGGCAGGCATAACAAAAAACGTGCACCCCCATATTTTGCGCCACAGCTATGCGACGCATTTGCTTGAAAACGGCACAGATATTCGAATAATCCAGAGATTGCTTGGCCATTCGGATGTACGGACAACCGAGCTTTATACGCATGTCTCAAGCGCACTGATACGAAACGTCAAAAGCCCGTTGGATGCCCTAGATGATCCCACAGTAGGTATAACATCACCTAAAAGCGCGAAAAATCATGAAAATCCAAACCATTGA